Part of the Alkalilimnicola sp. S0819 genome is shown below.
CTCAACCTGGTCCAGCCGGTGTCGATCGCGGAGCAGGTGCTGGGGAGCCTGGTGTTGAGCTATCCGCCGTCGGCCTTGCGCGCGGCGCTGCCCGGTGACGGCAGTGGCAGCCTGCTGCTGGAGCACCGAGGTGGCGCGCGCGTACTGGCGCTGGGCAATGCGGGCGAGGCTCAGGCCTTCGTCGCCCCGGTGCCCGGTACGCCCTGGCAACTGCGTTACTGGCCCGCCGACTTGAAGGGGGCCGGCGCGACCGCCACTGTGGCAGGGGTGCTGCTGGTGGCACTGGTGCTTCTGTTGATCGGTAGCCTGGGCATCGTGGCGCTCCTGGGGCGCCGCCTGCGTGCCGACAGCGGGCGATTGGCGGAGATCGTGGAGGATCTGCAGGCCGGCCAGCTGAAGCTGGAGTACCCGGTGGGGCTCGGCCTGTTCCGCCCGGCGATCGCCCGCGGTGTACGCGCCGCCCGCGCTGTGGAAGAGCGGCTGGACTCCGGGGCGCCCGGCCCCGATGGCGGCCCGTTCGCCCAGGCGTCGCCACGTGCCGTCACCGAAGCCCTTGACGACATGGGCGGCTTGGTGGTGGAAACCGTGGACATGGAACCGGAAACAATCAGCAAATCCAGGGAAGGAAACATGAATGAAGTCCTGAAGGCTCCGGTCGCCGGCAATGGCGTGCTGGACCCCGCCATTCTGCGTGCCTACGACATACGCGGCATTGTCGGCCCGGCCTTGAACGCCGGGGTGATGCGCCTTTTGGGCCAGGCCATCGGCAGCGAGGCTGCCGCCCTGGGCCAGCAGGAGATCGTGGTCGGGCGTGACGGGCGGCTGAGCAGCGAGGAGCTGGCGGCGGCGCTGATCGAGGGGCTGCGCGCCGCCGGGCGCGATGTGATCGATGTGGGCCAGGTGCCCACGCCGGTGACCTACTTCGCCTGCCACCACCTGGGCACCCAGGCCGGGGTCATGGTCACCGGCAGCCACAACCCCAAGGATTACAACGGCCTGAAGATCATGCTGGGGGGCGAGACCCTGTCCGGCGAGGCCATACAGGCGCTGGGCCGGCGGGTGGAACAGGGGGATTTCATCAGCGGCGAGGGCGGGCTTCGCAGCCAGGAGGTGGTGGCCGATTACATCGACCGAATCGCCGGCGACATTACCCTGCATCGGCCGCTGAAAGTGGTGCTGGACTGCGGCAACGGGGTGGCCGGCGCCATAGGGCCGCAATTGCTGCGGACGCTGGGCTGCGAGGTGGAAGAGCTGTTCTGCGAGGTGGACGGCCACTTCCCCAACCATCACCCGGACCCCACCGTGCCGGAGAACCTGGAAGCGCTGGCCAGCCTGGTGCGCTTGCAGGGCGCGGACCTGGGCCTGGCCTACGACGGCGATGCCGACCGCATCGGCGTGGTGGACGCCACCGGCAAGATCATCTGGCCGGACCGGCAGATGATGCTCTATGCGCGTGATATCCTCGGCCGCCAGCCGGGTGCGGAGATCGTCTACGACATCAAGTGCAGCGCGCAGCTGGAGCAGCTCATCCGCGAGGAAGGCGGCAAGCCGCTGATGTGGAAGACCGGCCACTCGCTGATCAAGGGCAAGCTGAAGGAGACGGGCGCGCCGCTGGCCGGTGAGATGAGCGGCCACATCTTCTTCCAGGAGCGCTGGTACGGCTTCGATGACGCCATGTACAGCTCCGCGCGCCTGCTGGAGATCCTCTCCCGGGATCCGCGCAGCAGCACCGAGGTCTTCGCCGAGCTGCCCGAGGCCCTGGGCACCCCGGAATTGCGGGTGGATCTGGACGAGGGCGAGCCGCCGCGGCTCATGGCCGAGTTGGAGCAGCGCCTGGCCGAGGAGTTTCGGGAGGCGCGGATCAGCACCATCGACGGCATCCGCGCCGACTTCGACGACGGCTGGGGGCTGGTCCGCGCGTCCAACACCACGCCGTGTCTGGTGCTGCGCTTCGAGGCCGATGATCAGGCGGCGCTGGAGCGGATCCAGGCGGCCTTCCGCAAGCACCTGCAGGCGGTGAAGCCGGGTATTGACCTGCCGTTCTGAACCGCTGTTCGCGGTACACGGTATTTCACGGTATAACATCACGCGCGAAGCGCCCGGCGATGGCCGCCGGCGCGCTTCGCGCTGTTTCATTTCAGATCGGAATCCCTTACGCCATGACCGATGACGCCAGCTCCCTGTCCAGCGCCCAGGACGTCGCCCGGGTACTCACCGAGGCCCTGCCCTACATACAACGTTTCCGCGGCAAGACCATCGTCGTCAAATACGGCGGCAACGCCATGGTCGAGGAGGAGCTGAAACGCAGCTTCGCTCGGGACATCGTGCTGATGAAGCTGGTGGGCTTCAATCCGGTGGTGGTGCATGGCGGTGGCCCGCAGATCGGACGGCTGCTCGAGCGTCTGGGCAAGCAGAGCCGCTTCATCGACGGCATGCGCGTGACCGACGCCGAGACCATGGATGTGGTGGAAATGGTGCTGGGCGGCGCGGTGAACAAGGAAATCGTCAGCATGATCAACAGCCACGGTGGGCGAGCGGTGGGGCTCACCGGCAAGGACGGTGGCCTGATCCGTGCTCGCAAGCTCACCCTTGGCGGCGCCAGGGAAGATGCCGGGCGGGACATCGGTCATGTGGGTGAAGTGGCCTCCATCGACGCCTCCGTGGTGGACATGCTGGAACACGGCAGTTTCATCCCCGTCATCGCGCCCATCGGCGTCGGGGAGGACGGTCGCGCCTACAACATCAACGCCGACACCGTCGCCGGAAAGCTGGCCGAGGTGCTGAAGGCGGAGAAGCTGATGCTGCTCACCAATACCCGCGGGTTGCTGGACAAGGAAGGGGGGCTGCTCACCGGCCTGGACGCGCCGCAGGTGGAGGCGCTGATCGCCGATGGCACCATCCATGGCGGTATGCTGCCGAAGATTCGCTGCGCCCTGGATGCGGTGCAGAACGGCGTGCGCTCAGCCCATATCGTCGACGGGCGTGTGCGTCACGCGGTGCTGCTGGAACTGTTCACGGATTCGGGTGTGGGCACGCTGATCGAGGCGCAAGTCTCACGGCCCTGAGCCGCCGCTGATCAATCCCCGCCGCCGCCGCGCAATTCCCGGTAGCGGCGGATCTCCCGCTCGAAACGCTCGGCCTGCGCCGCGCGCTTCTCGCGCTGCGCGGCGATGTGGCGCTGCTGTTCGGCGATCTGCTCTTCCAGTTCCTCTATGCGCTGGTGTTGGCGCCGGGGCGAGCCGCCGTTGCGCTCGGCGCGCGCCGCCCGCTGCATCGCCTGCGCGATTTGTTCGCGCAGGCTGGCAACCCGCTGCTCACCGATGTTGATGCGCCCATCCAGCGTGTCCAGGCGCTCATCCCGCGCCGCTTCGATATCCTTTGCGCTGGACCAGGTCAGCAGCAGGCGCCGGTCCTCTTCGGCCTGCTGCCGGCGCGCCTCGCGCCGCGCGGCCTCGGCTTTCGCCTGGCGGCGTTGCGCTTCCAACTCCTCCGCCGTGGGGGGTGGCGCGACACGGTCCACCGTGGCGCCGGTCTCGCCGGATTTCACCTCTCGCTCGCGGCGCGCATCCTGCGGAGGCACCTTGTCGCTATAATGCACATTGCCCTGATCATCCACCCATTTGTAGAGCCTCGCCGACGCCGGGCCGGTGGCGAGCAAGGCGCCCAGGCAGAGCAGGGTCAGTGGCAGCTTCGGATTCATGGGTATTCACCCCTTGTGTACTCTGGCATTGCGGCGAAGCGGGCGCCGCGGCGGTGCGAGGTTCGCGCCCCTCCCTGGCGCGTCGCAATAGTGCCCTCCCAAACGAACGGCTATGCCCTCTTGATGGACGTTTTATCACAACTACTGCTGTTTATCGTCGCCTTCGCCGCCAACGCCGCCTCGGCACTGGCCGGCGGGGGCGCGGGCTTGCTGCAGCTGCCGGCGATCATCTTCCTGGGCTTGCCTTTCCCGGTGGCGCTGGCGACCCATAAGGTGGCCACCGTCGCCCTGGGGCTGGGCGCCGGTGGGCGGCATTTCCGCGAGCGTCTGCTGGAGAAGCCCTTTGTGCTGCTGATGCTGCTGGCCGGTCTGCCCGGGGTGGTGCTGGGTGCGCGGCTGGTGGTGGGAGTTCCCCAGCGTAGTGCTGAGCTGGCGTTGGGTGGCCTGACCGTGGCCCTGGCGCTCTATTCCGCGCTGCGGCCGCAGCTGGGGCAGCATTGGCGTCCGCGTCACCGGGACGTGCCGGGCTACCTGATCGGGGCCGTGCCGCTGTTCCTGTGCGGCATGCTGAACGGTTCGCTGACTTCCGGTAGCGGCCTGTTCGTGACGCTTTGGCTGGTGCGCTGGTTCGGACTGGACTACAAGCGGGCGGTGGCGCACACCATGGTGATGGTGGGGCTGTTCTGGAATGGCACCGGTGCGCTGACCCTGGGGCTGGTGAGCGAGATTCACTGGCCCTGGCTGCCGGTATTGATCGCCGGCAGCCTGTTGGGCGGCTATGTCGGCGCGCACTGGGGGATAGCGCGGGGCAGTGGGTTCATCAAGCGGGTCTTCGAGGTGGTGACCTTGCTGGTGGGGTTGAAACTGCTGCTCGGGTAACCGTGGGTTCCCGAATCGGCGCACGCCTTGAGTCGCCTTTTCCCGCCGTCAGCCATGGACCGAGGTCACTCGGCCTGCGCCACCAGGGCCCGTAGGGCTTGGCCCGCGCCGCTCTCCTAGGTGGCCAGCACCCGCGCCACCTCCAGCAGCGCTTCGGGTGTCTGCCTGCGCCGACTGATGACCTCGCTCAAGGGGACGCCCAGCACGCGGTTTTCCTGCACCCCCAGCATTATATTGCTGAGGCCGGCCTGCAGGTGATCCACCGCCGCATAGCCCAGGCAGGAAGCGAGCACCCGGTCGTGCCCGGTGGGGCTGCCACCACGCTGAATGTGGCCGAGGATGCAGGCGCGAGCCTGATAACCCGCGGCGTTCAGGTGCTCG
Proteins encoded:
- a CDS encoding DUF4124 domain-containing protein, which translates into the protein MNPKLPLTLLCLGALLATGPASARLYKWVDDQGNVHYSDKVPPQDARREREVKSGETGATVDRVAPPPTAEELEAQRRQAKAEAARREARRQQAEEDRRLLLTWSSAKDIEAARDERLDTLDGRINIGEQRVASLREQIAQAMQRAARAERNGGSPRRQHQRIEELEEQIAEQQRHIAAQREKRAAQAERFEREIRRYRELRGGGGD
- a CDS encoding phosphomannomutase/phosphoglucomutase, which produces MKALRMKIGRVVPAAGQPLWLYGLAWAGLAMVVLLASLSWLARGADQQAEKQLVAAQQTQAELQAARVGRWLSERQQALASIAQSAELRAAWADPVRRETRLEMLRSAFPEALRLMSVEPGRSQPDLQATPPMGYALLDMLRRAEESGEAPAVEAHLPGSEQAHLNLVQPVSIAEQVLGSLVLSYPPSALRAALPGDGSGSLLLEHRGGARVLALGNAGEAQAFVAPVPGTPWQLRYWPADLKGAGATATVAGVLLVALVLLLIGSLGIVALLGRRLRADSGRLAEIVEDLQAGQLKLEYPVGLGLFRPAIARGVRAARAVEERLDSGAPGPDGGPFAQASPRAVTEALDDMGGLVVETVDMEPETISKSREGNMNEVLKAPVAGNGVLDPAILRAYDIRGIVGPALNAGVMRLLGQAIGSEAAALGQQEIVVGRDGRLSSEELAAALIEGLRAAGRDVIDVGQVPTPVTYFACHHLGTQAGVMVTGSHNPKDYNGLKIMLGGETLSGEAIQALGRRVEQGDFISGEGGLRSQEVVADYIDRIAGDITLHRPLKVVLDCGNGVAGAIGPQLLRTLGCEVEELFCEVDGHFPNHHPDPTVPENLEALASLVRLQGADLGLAYDGDADRIGVVDATGKIIWPDRQMMLYARDILGRQPGAEIVYDIKCSAQLEQLIREEGGKPLMWKTGHSLIKGKLKETGAPLAGEMSGHIFFQERWYGFDDAMYSSARLLEILSRDPRSSTEVFAELPEALGTPELRVDLDEGEPPRLMAELEQRLAEEFREARISTIDGIRADFDDGWGLVRASNTTPCLVLRFEADDQAALERIQAAFRKHLQAVKPGIDLPF
- the argB gene encoding acetylglutamate kinase, with amino-acid sequence MTDDASSLSSAQDVARVLTEALPYIQRFRGKTIVVKYGGNAMVEEELKRSFARDIVLMKLVGFNPVVVHGGGPQIGRLLERLGKQSRFIDGMRVTDAETMDVVEMVLGGAVNKEIVSMINSHGGRAVGLTGKDGGLIRARKLTLGGAREDAGRDIGHVGEVASIDASVVDMLEHGSFIPVIAPIGVGEDGRAYNINADTVAGKLAEVLKAEKLMLLTNTRGLLDKEGGLLTGLDAPQVEALIADGTIHGGMLPKIRCALDAVQNGVRSAHIVDGRVRHAVLLELFTDSGVGTLIEAQVSRP
- a CDS encoding sulfite exporter TauE/SafE family protein codes for the protein MDVLSQLLLFIVAFAANAASALAGGGAGLLQLPAIIFLGLPFPVALATHKVATVALGLGAGGRHFRERLLEKPFVLLMLLAGLPGVVLGARLVVGVPQRSAELALGGLTVALALYSALRPQLGQHWRPRHRDVPGYLIGAVPLFLCGMLNGSLTSGSGLFVTLWLVRWFGLDYKRAVAHTMVMVGLFWNGTGALTLGLVSEIHWPWLPVLIAGSLLGGYVGAHWGIARGSGFIKRVFEVVTLLVGLKLLLG